A segment of the Scomber japonicus isolate fScoJap1 chromosome 5, fScoJap1.pri, whole genome shotgun sequence genome:
GCAGAGAAGGCCGCGAGTGAGGCGCTGACAGACGATGCTGCAGCGGGCAACCGGGAGGAGACAACCGCTCCCGAAGAAGCAGAGCAAAAGCAAGAGGTGCGAGAGGTGCAAGAGGTGCAAGAGGCACAGGAAAGCCCGGGGGACGGCAATGTCAACAACGAACCTGCCGGCAGTAACGCAATGAAAGAGGCTATCGTTAAAGAGGAGCCTGCAGAGGAAAGCTCGGGGATGGACTGCGAGAAGAGCAAACCCGGTTGTGAAGACGGTGAGAAACCCAGCAGCGGAGCCGGGGAGCTGGGAGACAAGAGGCGACCGAGTGTGGAGATCTCATCCTCAGACGGTGAACCGCTGAGCCGGATGGACTCCGAGGACAGGTAGGTCGAAGAGATGACAGTAGATGAGCCGGAGTCTGTCCTCTCATCTCACCTTTAAAGAAGAAATGTTAGCCTCAAAGTATAGTTGAAGACCTGTTGTAACACTTGTTAATATCAGTCAAACTATCTAAAAGGTAGCCTACTTGTTTTCTGTAGTCTTTACAACCAAAACTGGAAAGCTGCCCTCACACTCTCATTCATCTCTAATTGTCATGGCTTTATAATAAGCTAATTACTTTAAACGTAATGGGGAATGTGCATGAATTAAATGGTAATTTTACTgattttattaataaaacagTGGCTGCAATACTGGGCTCATAATGggaaagatgaatgaatgatgagtAAACTATTATGAGCCCTTTGGTGATGTTGACAGCACAACAAATTGATGATATAGTGCCATGGTATAATTGATTTGGCATGAGCAATGAAAGTGGCATGCATGGAAAACCAGTTTCAGCCAGGAGGCTTTCATGCATAGGCATAGTGATTATTTAATGTGTGTAGTAATATCTGCACCTGTTCTTCATGGCTGTGCAAAGCCTCATCTAAGCTATGAAGATGTAGTACTTATTGTTCATGTTTTGTGGAGCTTCATTCTTCTCTATCTACCCaaccctcccctctctctttcagtaTCAGCAGCACTCTAATGGAGATGGAGAGCACGGTGTCCAGTGGCCGCTCCACCCCTGCTATGATGAATGGACAAAGCAGTGCCAGCTCCTCTGGGACCAAGACAGTGGCTTACCCTTGTTGCTGGGACCTCTGTCCACAGTGCTTTAACTCCAGTCCTGATCTGGCTGAGCATATCAGGGGCATTCATGTGGACGGACAAAGAGGAGGGGTCAGTAGACTTGAACTTTTGGACAAACTCCTTTTTGATCTCCTTTATTCTTGTCTTACAGGTTAACTTGCTATTCACAGTGTGGTCTGTGGATGATCTCAAGTAACTAGGACCCTGTTTTCTGGACAgtaatgtttaatatttgaaatCACATAAATCATTATTGTATTGAAGTGGAGGCAGAAATTCTACAAACCTGgaaaatataaaactgaaactTCCTGCATCCTCATTCTGAGTGAACTGCTCACTCTATGCTCCATGAACATATCTGGAATTTTGGTCAAAAGGAACATTTAATCATAATGGACAAAACATTGTATACCAACATAAACAAGCATGGCCTTCTTTTGGAGGCCAAGCACATTATCTATGCCACTTTTACTGTAGACTCACAGGTCAGTCTCTACACACTTCGTGCACAGAGACTTGAGGACAGTCTCCCATGTTTAGATGTTAAAAAACGAGTGGGTGGAAACGATTAGAGAGGGGGAAAACCCTGCATAGCAGAACCAATACCAAATCTTTAGGGCAGCCTTTGATACTGGGGCAGTCACATGCAGTTAACTGTGGAGAAGACAAAATGTCAATTCAAGCAGTTACTATGCGTTTAGATCCCCAGACTTTGGTAGGCAGAGATCTCCGATTGTTTGATAACGTGAGACTACTTTATAGGAACTTTATTTAAAGCTGTAATGTACCATATGTTTTTAGGTTGTGTGAATTAAATCAGCTGTTATGGTTACATgttgacattttctttctttacaatAACAAAAGAGACCTATTCCACCTAAAGGTAGCTTCCAAGAAAGTCCCCAGACTCTCTCTAGAGAGTGGAAATTAGGACCAGACAACTTCACATCGACCACTTTTGAAACCTTGTGTCTTTTTGTCTAATAAAACCTTCCCAAGCTGCAACTAAACAGCTCTTGTCATAATTGTTTTGAAATTTTAACTATGTCCCCTTTTTTTACCTCCCCCCTCTCTTGTATCATCTTTTTATCTGTTTCTTCTATACAAACCTCCTCTCCaatcttcctctctgtctgatttcctcaggtgtttgtgtgtctatggAAGGGTTGTAAGGTGTATAACACCCCGTCCACCAGTCAGAGTTGGCTCCAGAGACACATGTTGACCCACAGCGGAGATAAGCCCTTCAAGGTAAAACCAATAACTCAGATATAACGCACACTCACAGCTTGAccaatttgatttcatttttattttctctcttggAGCCAAAATATCAAACACCCTGATATTTCCTTTCACTGTCCTTACTTGTCTTCTAAACCATCTGAATCAGCCAAGTTATCTCCCCTGTGTAATTGCCTAGCTGCAGTTAAGGACCGGATGGCAATACATTTTCTTCAGCTTAACTCCTCCAAAGTGGAAATCCTTATTATACCGTAGGCCCTGAGCACACACATGGCCAACCTCTGGCTGCTCTTGGCTCTCTAGCTCAGCATGTGGTACCCACTGTTACAGATCTTGGAGTTATCACTTTTGAGTCCCATGTTAGAAGATTACACTACCGAGTAGTGTTTCTTCTATTTGAGAAATACCTCCagaattatatatttaattcttTTCATGATCTTCGAAGGGTTATTCATGCTTTTTATCACTTCTCATCCGGATTACTGAAATTCAGTGTATATTTGCCTTGGCCTAAACATGATTGCACACCTTAAGGAAGTCCAAAATGCAAATGCAAGACTTTGAACCAAATCACCAATTCCCCGTCACGCTATTATCtgcaattaaaatgtgtgtttgtttttttttgatgaacTTAAAGTGGAAAATGTAGCCATAACAACAGTTTTGGAAGAACTTTCCCCAAATTAGttttttcctctgctctgctgcagtgtgtagttggtgGCTGCAACGCCAGCTTTGCTTCCCAAGGAGGGCTGGCTCGCCATGTACCGAGCCACTTCAGCCAGCAGAGCTCTTCCAAAATGTCCAGCCAGGCCAAACTCAAAGAGGAGTCGCCCTCCAAGGCTGGTCTCAACAAAAGGaagaaactcaaaaacaaacgcAGGTGCTCCCTACGTACGTAcctaacagacacacaaacaaattgtgtttgaaaatgtttctcGTTATGTTTCCCACTTGTGTTTCTTAGTATGGATTACAAGCTGAACAAGTTTTTTGATGTAGTGCCATAATTGTTGTGCTAAAACAGATGTTTTCAGCTTGTAACTTCCCACATGTCTTTATTGGAGATGCCTGagctggaacacacacacacacacacacacacacacacacacacacacacacacacacacacacacacacacacacacacacacgcacacagctacacagacAGATTTCCCCCATGGCAAAGCTCTGCATTTCAGAGACCAAAGTTTGAGCTTATTCTCATACTTCCTTTTAGTCGTTGTGTCTGTTTGCAGGTAGATATTGATGGTTAGCTCTCTGGTGGCAGGCTTGCCTGAGATGGCCTGGTTTATCAGCATTTTGCAGactcagctcttttttttctacttgcACACCTCTGCTTCTTTCAGTTCTGTTTGTCTTCGGAAACCAGATCATTGAATGAAagtttttattgatataaagATGCAAGTGAAGTGCAAAAGtaaaatctaaatgttttacattacagaCAGATAAGATGTTCCAGTTTTCTGTTATTGAAAAACTCATGACCCCCATTACTATGCATTTTACAAttttcatacattcatttcattagaAGACCACACCAATAGTTTTCCATTTCTATTTGTATTCGATACACATTGTGTATATTGGAGGTTATACCTAATTTAATTGACTGATAACAGATTGATAACCCCCAAGGTAGCTATCATCATAGTTATCATTCAGAattgaaaatttaaaaagtctGCTCACCCAGAGTccagttctgcttgaggtttttTCAGGTTAGAGGGGAGTTTTAcattgctgctgtcaccaagtgctcaTGAGGCAATGTTGGCTCTTTGTAAATTAAAGAGGATAGTCTAAATTTGCTATATGTGAAAAGTGACCTGAGAAAACttgtgttgtgatttggtgctatataaataaaaataagtagcAATCATAACGCACTCGAATTTATGTCCAAACTGTCTGTGGGTGAGTTGCATTGCAGGTAATGTAGACACCAAACGAGGGGTCCGAGGACAGTGGATCTTGTAagctgtacagattgtaaagtgTCCTGAGGCAAATGTGTGATATTTAGCCATGTATATAAAACTGACTTACTTTAACCGGGTTATGACGAAGAATTCATAGATTAAAtggtaatggtaatggtaatggTCAATGGTAATGCATTTAGCATTACCATTGAGTGCAAGCTAAATCAGTGGAGTActcttaaaataacattttcttgGAAATTCCGTCCTTAtaaagcttttttgttttttcaagtcTTTGTGCATAGTTGATGGCTGCAATGAAATCTAATGTAGTATATAATGACCATGTGTCTGCAAGTCGGGTTGTTTAGCCCACATTTACCAAAGGTGTAAAAATGTACAGGAGCTTCCTCTTTTATTTCCGTTTCATACTTCCTCATTTCTACAATGGTATTTTCTCATGTTCTTGACTACAGAGCACTTTGTGTTCACCTCACGCT
Coding sequences within it:
- the LOC128359203 gene encoding zinc finger protein aebp2-like, with amino-acid sequence MPAVEMAATAAEETSTLSVVNDAPVEETTEGDGQEKEKGLTEPETEDPGSSVEPKTVATEAEAGEEKPVAPAEKAASEALTDDAAAGNREETTAPEEAEQKQEVREVQEVQEAQESPGDGNVNNEPAGSNAMKEAIVKEEPAEESSGMDCEKSKPGCEDGEKPSSGAGELGDKRRPSVEISSSDGEPLSRMDSEDSISSTLMEMESTVSSGRSTPAMMNGQSSASSSGTKTVAYPCCWDLCPQCFNSSPDLAEHIRGIHVDGQRGGVFVCLWKGCKVYNTPSTSQSWLQRHMLTHSGDKPFKCVVGGCNASFASQGGLARHVPSHFSQQSSSKMSSQAKLKEESPSKAGLNKRKKLKNKRRCSLPRPHDFFDAQTMDAIRHRAICLNLATHIESVGNGHSVVFNSTVLAKRKEGSGKVKVLLHWTPEDILPDVWVNETERSGLKTKVVHLSQLPQDTAMMLDPNIYRALPQKRLKRSL